Proteins encoded together in one Kitasatospora albolonga window:
- a CDS encoding thioester reductase, with amino-acid sequence MTTVLPERTADLLVPPHTAGADDGTRTAPAGHPGTCSCGDCTTGTGPADLMARLATVPGGRTAVVGGDRELTFAELRAEAAAFAAGLAARGLGRESLVALCLPRGAELAVAIIGALTAGAAYLPVDPALPEERRRYLVEDSGADLLVVPDGASPARFSAAAPALTPAGLTAQQDGSQRDFAPEPVSAGTLAYVIYTSGSTGRPKGVEIGRGAASLLLRELEGVGAATGEGRRVGWNASPSFDASVQQWIRLSRGDTLVMIDEETRRDPSLLAAFVDAQALTDLDITPSHADPLLDLLSADGGPRPLTLLVGGEPIGPALWDRLAAAHGSGLLRALNVYGPTECTVDATAGWIEGPGPAHIGTVLPGLRALLLDERLVPVAPGEAGELYLAGPRVGRGYRSRPGLTAERFVADPAGGPGERMYRTGDRCRLLPDGRFGYLGRADGQVKLRGHRIELAEIEAALTRVDGVAEAAVILGADAGGTASLIAYHRGGEAGALRAALGATLPSYMVPSAFVAVDRFATTPSGKLDRSALSTELPADPAETGADAGQEAGAALEGRAEELIARVWAQVLGRPSIGPDDNFFKLGGHSLLAIKLVSRVRAELALSLPVKAVYAHPRLRDLAAHIGELMAARDA; translated from the coding sequence GCACCGGACCGGCCGACCTGATGGCCCGGCTCGCCACCGTCCCCGGCGGGCGCACCGCCGTCGTCGGCGGGGACCGGGAGCTCACCTTCGCCGAACTGCGCGCCGAAGCCGCCGCGTTCGCGGCCGGTCTGGCCGCCCGGGGGCTCGGCCGGGAGAGCCTCGTGGCACTCTGCCTGCCGCGCGGGGCCGAGCTGGCCGTGGCGATCATCGGGGCCCTCACCGCCGGGGCCGCCTATCTGCCGGTCGACCCGGCCCTGCCCGAGGAGCGCCGCCGCTATCTCGTCGAGGACTCCGGCGCCGACCTCCTGGTCGTCCCGGACGGCGCCTCCCCGGCCCGGTTCTCCGCCGCCGCCCCGGCCCTCACCCCGGCCGGGCTGACCGCTCAACAGGACGGCTCGCAGCGGGACTTCGCTCCGGAGCCGGTCTCCGCCGGGACCCTTGCCTATGTCATCTACACCTCCGGTTCCACCGGCCGGCCCAAGGGCGTGGAGATCGGCCGCGGTGCCGCCTCCCTGCTGCTGAGGGAGCTGGAGGGCGTCGGTGCCGCGACCGGTGAGGGCCGCCGGGTGGGCTGGAACGCCTCCCCGTCGTTCGACGCGTCGGTGCAGCAGTGGATACGGCTCTCCCGGGGTGACACCCTCGTGATGATCGACGAGGAGACCCGCCGGGACCCCTCGCTGCTCGCCGCCTTCGTCGACGCGCAGGCCCTCACCGACCTCGACATCACCCCCTCGCACGCCGACCCGCTGCTCGACCTGCTCAGCGCCGACGGCGGCCCCCGGCCGCTGACCCTGCTGGTGGGCGGGGAGCCGATCGGCCCGGCTCTGTGGGACCGGCTGGCGGCCGCCCATGGCTCCGGGCTGCTGCGGGCGCTCAATGTGTACGGGCCGACCGAGTGCACCGTGGACGCCACCGCCGGGTGGATCGAGGGGCCGGGCCCGGCGCACATCGGTACGGTCCTGCCGGGGCTGCGGGCGCTCCTGCTGGACGAGCGGCTCGTGCCCGTCGCCCCGGGGGAGGCCGGTGAACTGTATCTGGCGGGCCCGCGCGTGGGGCGTGGCTACCGGAGCCGTCCCGGGCTGACGGCGGAGCGCTTTGTGGCCGACCCGGCCGGGGGCCCGGGTGAGCGGATGTACCGTACGGGCGACCGTTGCCGGTTGCTGCCGGACGGCCGGTTCGGCTATCTGGGCCGCGCCGACGGCCAGGTCAAACTGCGGGGCCACCGTATCGAGCTGGCGGAGATCGAGGCCGCGCTGACCCGGGTGGACGGGGTGGCCGAGGCCGCCGTGATCCTCGGTGCGGACGCGGGCGGCACCGCTTCCCTGATCGCCTACCACCGGGGCGGTGAGGCCGGGGCGCTGCGCGCGGCGCTGGGCGCCACGCTGCCCTCGTACATGGTTCCCTCGGCGTTCGTCGCCGTGGACCGCTTCGCGACGACGCCGAGCGGGAAGCTGGACCGGTCCGCGCTGTCCACCGAGCTCCCCGCCGACCCGGCCGAGACCGGGGCGGACGCGGGGCAGGAGGCCGGGGCGGCGCTGGAGGGCCGGGCGGAGGAACTGATCGCGCGGGTCTGGGCCCAGGTGCTCGGCCGTCCCTCGATCGGGCCCGACGACAACTTCTTCAAGCTGGGCGGCCATTCGCTGCTCGCCATCAAGCTGGTCTCCCGCGTACGGGCCGAACTCGCCCTGTCCCTGCCCGTGAAGGCCGTGTACGCGCACCCGCGACTGCGTGATCTCGCCGCTCACATCGGTGAGCTCATGGCCGCCCGGGATGCCTGA